From Candidatus Hydrogenedentota bacterium, one genomic window encodes:
- a CDS encoding DUF2961 domain-containing protein, producing the protein MARSTQAVLFGLLAVVISTVAVAESLPGFMDDISRLKDGRAMRASSSDVNWATGNGDARPIEPGATLVLAELEGPGIVQHIWNTIASSERGYSRLLVLRVYWDGETEPSVVCPIGDFFGVGHGMDVPYDSLPVRVTSDGRGRNCYWPMPFKKSAKFTVTNEGKKRTDAFYYYIDWMKVPKLHRNTAYFHAMYRQEFPATMGQRYLLADIKGRGHYVGTVLNCRQNTASWFGEGDDFFYIDGEKEPSMRGTGTEDYFCDGWGFRVQAGAFYGAPLFEGFQRGNRTSVYRWHLADPITFSKSLRAEIEHVGPVLDQNGKQLSGYGERADDFSSVAFWYQKEPHVPYAPIPVGYARLNYDYTKIVEAEAAIPNASATAGPIQKQDGGWSSGAQLFWTPQAEGQVLTIPLTVPSDGTYELTILYTRSHDYGIFQYEIDGTPIGEAVDQFNPSISNREKLLPEVSLKAGEHKLTVKNVGKNAASTGFYFGLDGWLIQAR; encoded by the coding sequence CAACTCAAGCGGTACTATTCGGACTACTCGCCGTCGTCATCTCGACGGTGGCAGTTGCTGAATCGCTTCCCGGATTCATGGACGACATCTCGCGCCTCAAAGATGGCCGCGCGATGCGCGCTTCGTCCAGCGACGTGAATTGGGCCACCGGCAACGGCGATGCGCGACCCATTGAACCGGGCGCGACGCTCGTCCTCGCGGAGCTTGAAGGTCCGGGCATCGTTCAGCACATCTGGAACACCATCGCGTCGTCCGAACGCGGCTACTCGCGGCTGCTGGTCCTGCGCGTCTATTGGGACGGCGAAACGGAACCGTCGGTCGTTTGTCCCATCGGCGATTTCTTTGGAGTGGGCCATGGCATGGACGTGCCCTACGATTCGCTGCCCGTTCGCGTGACGTCAGACGGCCGCGGCCGGAACTGCTACTGGCCGATGCCGTTCAAGAAATCGGCGAAGTTCACGGTCACCAATGAGGGTAAGAAACGCACGGATGCCTTCTATTACTACATCGACTGGATGAAAGTGCCGAAGCTCCACCGCAACACCGCGTATTTTCATGCCATGTACCGCCAGGAATTCCCCGCCACGATGGGCCAGCGCTATCTGCTTGCGGACATCAAGGGCCGCGGCCACTATGTGGGAACGGTGCTCAACTGCCGCCAGAACACGGCAAGCTGGTTCGGTGAAGGCGATGACTTCTTCTATATCGACGGAGAAAAAGAACCGAGCATGCGCGGCACCGGCACCGAAGACTACTTCTGCGACGGCTGGGGTTTCCGTGTTCAGGCGGGTGCGTTCTACGGCGCGCCCCTCTTTGAAGGATTCCAGCGCGGCAACCGCACGTCGGTCTATCGATGGCACCTCGCCGATCCAATCACTTTCAGCAAGTCGCTGCGCGCGGAAATCGAACACGTAGGACCCGTTCTCGATCAGAATGGGAAACAACTTTCCGGATACGGGGAACGCGCCGACGATTTCTCTTCGGTTGCGTTCTGGTATCAGAAGGAACCGCACGTACCGTATGCGCCGATTCCCGTTGGGTACGCGCGCCTGAATTATGACTACACGAAGATTGTCGAGGCGGAAGCCGCCATTCCGAACGCTTCGGCTACCGCTGGCCCCATCCAGAAGCAAGACGGCGGCTGGAGCAGCGGGGCGCAGTTGTTCTGGACGCCCCAAGCCGAAGGTCAGGTTTTGACCATCCCCTTGACGGTTCCGTCGGATGGCACCTACGAACTGACGATCCTGTACACGCGCTCGCATGATTACGGCATCTTCCAGTACGAAATTGACGGTACGCCCATTGGCGAGGCCGTCGATCAATTCAATCCGAGCATCTCCAACCGTGAGAAACTGCTCCCTGAAGTCTCGCTCAAAGCGGGCGAGCACAAATTGACCGTGAAGAATGTCGGCAAGAACGCCGCCTCAACAGGCTTCTACTTCGGTTTGGACGGCTGGCTGATCCAGGCCCGGTAA
- a CDS encoding GNAT family N-acetyltransferase, with amino-acid sequence MRYCGPPIGERNAALARWSLPGRGRIRYLACMRNTSAERRWGCARVLTDGLTFGWLADVVIAPEFRGQGLGKFLVQCVLEHPDCVNLKQFLLATRDAHGLYTPFGWKPAPIPQNYLIRFDPNSPPPSQVCS; translated from the coding sequence ATGCGATATTGCGGACCACCTATTGGGGAGCGGAACGCAGCTCTAGCGAGGTGGAGTCTACCTGGGCGCGGTCGAATCCGGTATTTGGCGTGTATGCGCAACACCTCGGCGGAACGCAGATGGGGGTGTGCGCGCGTGCTAACCGATGGTCTGACTTTTGGATGGCTCGCGGACGTGGTGATCGCCCCCGAGTTTCGAGGGCAGGGCTTGGGCAAGTTTCTTGTGCAGTGTGTGCTTGAGCACCCGGACTGCGTAAACCTGAAGCAGTTCTTATTGGCGACGCGTGATGCTCACGGGCTGTACACGCCATTCGGCTGGAAGCCTGCCCCGATCCCGCAGAACTACCTTATTCGGTTCGACCCGAATTCGCCGCCGCCCTCGCAAGTTTGCTCATGA